One window of Bos javanicus breed banteng chromosome 1, ARS-OSU_banteng_1.0, whole genome shotgun sequence genomic DNA carries:
- the LOC133248229 gene encoding ADP-ribosylation factor-like protein 6-interacting protein 1: MAEGDNRSTNLLAAETASLEEQLQGWGEVMLMADKVLRWERAWFPPAIMGVVSLVFLTIYYLDPSVLSGVSCFVMFLCLADYLVPILAPRIFGSNKWTTEQQQRFHEICSNLVKTRCRAVGWWKRLFTLKEEKPKMYFMTMIISLAAVAWVGQQVHNLLLTYLIVTFLLLLPGLNQHGIISKYIGMAKREINKLLKQKEKKNE, from the coding sequence ATGGCGGAAGGAGATAATCGCAGCACCAATCTGCTGGCTGCAGAGACTGCAAGTCTGGAAGAGCAGCTGCAAGGATGGGGAGAAGTGATGCTGATGGCAGATAAAGTCCTCCGATGGGAAAGAGCCTGGTTTCCACCTGCCATCATGGGTGTGGTTTCTTTGGTGTTTCTGACTATCTACTATCTAGATCCATCTGTTCTATCTGGTGTttcctgttttgttatgtttttgtGCTTGGCTGACTACCTTGTTCCCATTCTAGCACCTAGAATTTTTGGCTCCAATAAATGGACCACCGAGCAACAGCAAAGATTCCATGAAATTTGCAGCAATCTAGTAAAAACTCGATGCAGAGCTGTGGGCTGGTGGAAACGCCTCTTTACACTAAAGGAAGAAAAGCCTAAAATGTACTTCATGACCATGATCATTTCTCTTGCTGCAGTTGCTTGGGTGGGACAGCAAGTCCACAACCTCCTTCTCACCTACCTGATAGTGACTTTCTTACTTTTGCTTCCTGGACTGAACCAACATGGGATCATTTCGAAGTACATTGGAATGGCCAAAAGAGAGATAAACAAGCTtctcaaacaaaaagaaaagaaaaatgaataa